In bacterium, a single window of DNA contains:
- the flgG_1 gene encoding Flagellar basal-body rod protein FlgG yields MIRALYTAASGMEANQFLTDTIAHNVANANTAGFKKDRAEFHDLFYQTMREAGATTLTGGQVASGLRVGLGVQTAASQKLFSPGSLQQTENPLDIAIAGDGFFRVLQPDGTEAYSRDGSFQLDAAGQVVTSDGLLLDPPIVIPPDALAIDISVDGQVSVIQPGDASLVNVGQITLTRFQNPAGLRSLGGNLFGVTDASGAPQEGTPADQGFGQLRQGFIEQSNVSIVDELVNLIIAQRAFETNSKAVQVADELLSITNNLRR; encoded by the coding sequence GTGATCCGCGCTCTCTACACCGCCGCCAGTGGCATGGAAGCCAACCAGTTCCTGACGGACACCATCGCGCATAACGTCGCGAATGCCAACACCGCCGGGTTCAAGAAGGATCGCGCGGAATTCCACGACCTCTTCTATCAGACGATGCGGGAAGCGGGCGCCACGACCCTCACCGGCGGCCAGGTCGCGAGCGGACTGCGGGTGGGCCTCGGGGTCCAGACCGCCGCCTCCCAGAAACTCTTCTCCCCCGGCTCGTTACAACAGACCGAAAACCCGCTGGACATCGCCATCGCCGGCGATGGATTCTTCCGGGTGCTGCAGCCCGATGGCACCGAAGCCTATTCCCGGGATGGCAGCTTCCAGCTCGATGCCGCCGGACAGGTGGTCACCAGCGATGGACTCCTGCTCGACCCACCGATTGTCATTCCCCCCGATGCCCTGGCGATTGACATCAGTGTCGATGGTCAGGTGAGCGTGATTCAGCCCGGCGATGCGTCGCTGGTGAACGTGGGACAGATCACTTTGACACGTTTCCAGAATCCGGCGGGGCTCCGGAGTCTCGGCGGGAATCTCTTTGGTGTCACCGATGCCTCCGGTGCCCCGCAGGAGGGGACCCCTGCTGATCAGGGTTTCGGGCAGCTCCGTCAGGGATTCATTGAGCAGAGCAACGTGAGCATTGTCGATGAGCTCGTGAATCTGATCATCGCCCAGCGGGCATTCGAGACGAACTCAAAAGCGGTGCAGGTCGCTGACGAGCTCCTCAGCATCACCAACAACCTGCGACGTTAA